A genome region from Columba livia isolate bColLiv1 breed racing homer chromosome 2, bColLiv1.pat.W.v2, whole genome shotgun sequence includes the following:
- the TNFRSF11B gene encoding tumor necrosis factor receptor superfamily member 11B — protein sequence MSAGCREPGAGAALCLISSSLRFLPPTTMNKFLCCTLVLLDISVKWTIQDDSPPKYPHYDPGTSRQLLCDQCPPGSYVQQHCTASSPTRCAPCPDQYYAEEWNSNEECQYCSSVCKELQYVKQECTSTQNRICECIEGRYLELEFCLKHTECPPGFGVAQPGTPESDTVCKRCPEGFFSNETSSKAACLKHTNCSALGFKTALKGNAVRDNVCQENTDTAPQKCEIDVTLCEEAFFRFAVPTFLAPNWLNMLADSLPGTKVSTENIERIKQRHGSQEQTFQLLKLWKQQNKEQDMVKKIIQDIDLCENNVLKHIGHPNLTFEHLNTLMANLPGKKVGKEDIEHTMKLCQPTEQVLKLLNLWRIKNGDQDTTKGLMYGLKHLKTYHFPKPTIQSLKKVIKFLHRFTMYRLYQKLFLEMVRNQSKSVKVRCV from the exons ATGTCAGCCGGCTGCCGGGAGCCCGGAGCGGGAGCCGCGCTCTGCCTGATTTCCAGCTCGCTGAGGTTTCTTCCACCGACCACAATGAACAAGTTCCTGTGCTGCACGCTTGTG CTCTTGGACATTTCTGTTAAGTGGACCATCCAGGATGACTCTCCCCCCAAGTATCCCCATTACGACCCAGGGACATCTCGTCAGCTCCTGTGTGACCAGTGCCCTCCTGGGAGCTATGTACAGCAGCACTGCACGGCCAGCAGCCCCACGCGCTGTGCCCCGTGTCCAGACCAGTACTACGCCGAGGAGTGGAACAGCAACGAGGAGTGCCAGTACTGTAGCTCCGTCTGCAAAGAGCTGCAGTACGTGAAGCAGGAGTGCACCAGCACGCAGAACCGCATCTGCGAGTGCATCGAGGGCAGATACCTGGAGCTCGAGTTTTGTTTGAAGCACACGGAGTGTCCTCCCGGATTTGGCGTTGCACAGCCAG GTACCCCTGAGAGTGACACGGTGTGTAAGAGATGTCCAGAAGgatttttctcaaatgaaaCATCGTCCAAAGCAGCGTGTCTGAAGCACACAAACTGTAGTGCACTGGGTTTCAAAACAGCATTGAAAGGAAATGCAGTTCGTGACAACGTCTGTCAGGAAAATACAGATACGGCACCTCAGAAATGCGAAATAG atgtcACCCTGTGCGAGGAGGCTTTCTTCAGGTTTGCTGTTCCCACGTTTCTCGCACCTAACTGGCTGAACATGCTAGCGGACAGTTTGCCTGGGACAAAAGTTAGCACAGAAAATATTGAAAGGATTAAACAAAGGCACGGTTCTCAAGAGCAGACCTTCCAGCTTTTGAAGTTAtggaagcagcaaaacaaagaacaagatATGGTCAAGAAGATTATTCAAG ATATCGATCTTTGTGAAAATAATGTCTTAAAACATATTGGCCACCCAAACCTCACCTTTGAACATCTCAACACACTGATGGCAAACTTACCAGGCAAGAAAGTGGGAAAAGAAGACATCGAGCACACGATGAAACTATGTCAGCCTACAGAGCAAGTTCTGAAACTTCTCAATCTGTGGAGAATAAAGAACGGTGACCAAGACACCACTAAAGGTTTAATGTATGGACTGAAGCACTTGAAAACATACCACTTTCCAAAACCAACCATCCAAAGTCTGAAGAAGGTGATTAAGTTTCTTCACAGATTTACAATGTATAGATTATACCAGAAACTCTTTTTAGAAATGGTAAGGAACCAAAGTAAATCAGTGAAAGTAAGATGTGTCTAG